From Tsuneonella aeria, one genomic window encodes:
- a CDS encoding ROK family transcriptional regulator, which yields MQAVHFSQPSSSPPDVARFALSANERKVLQMVRLGQAATRAEITQATTLTAQSISRIVDSLVARGLLTLGERVIQGRGQPSVRLDLNRGAAHSIGLSIMTDAVSGAVMNLAGEVVATRWQHLVAFDQASILGLCRALYDELLGAAGLVTRDLAGVGVGVTGAFTGTRRQVNPPELLDALALVDLDQLLANTLERPVWVDNDGNVAAMGEALNGVGRRHTTFAYLFFAMGFGGGVVINGTLYPGVFGNAGEFAGILPPDQQDTRPTLELLRVLMARNGRHHRDIYDMIRHFDPDDPAIAEWLSLVVPKLSAVVSAISAVLDPEVIVLGGRLPRPLADQLVQAIGFYSVPRRGLIKPLPALLVTEVDGDAAAIGAAAVPLKVRFFG from the coding sequence ATGCAAGCCGTGCACTTTTCGCAGCCATCATCATCGCCGCCCGATGTTGCTAGGTTCGCCTTGTCTGCCAACGAGCGTAAGGTGCTCCAGATGGTGCGGTTGGGACAGGCTGCGACCAGAGCCGAAATCACCCAAGCCACCACGCTGACGGCCCAGTCGATCTCGCGCATCGTCGATTCGCTCGTCGCGCGCGGTCTGCTGACGTTGGGTGAGCGGGTTATTCAGGGACGCGGCCAGCCCAGCGTGCGGCTGGATCTTAACCGGGGCGCAGCCCATTCCATCGGCCTTTCAATCATGACCGACGCCGTATCGGGCGCCGTCATGAACCTTGCCGGCGAGGTGGTTGCCACCCGCTGGCAGCATCTTGTCGCCTTCGATCAGGCCTCGATCCTCGGCTTATGCCGAGCCCTGTATGACGAGCTGCTCGGTGCGGCAGGACTGGTGACCCGCGATCTTGCCGGTGTAGGAGTTGGGGTTACCGGCGCCTTTACCGGGACAAGGCGGCAGGTAAACCCGCCCGAACTGCTCGATGCGCTGGCGCTAGTCGATCTGGATCAATTGCTTGCCAACACGCTTGAACGCCCGGTGTGGGTCGACAATGACGGCAATGTTGCCGCCATGGGAGAGGCGCTGAATGGCGTGGGCCGCCGCCACACCACCTTTGCCTACCTGTTTTTCGCCATGGGTTTTGGAGGCGGTGTGGTGATCAACGGAACGCTGTATCCGGGCGTTTTCGGCAATGCCGGTGAATTTGCCGGGATCCTCCCGCCTGACCAGCAGGACACTCGCCCGACTCTGGAACTCCTGCGCGTGCTGATGGCGCGAAATGGCCGGCATCACCGGGACATCTATGACATGATCCGGCACTTCGACCCGGACGATCCTGCCATCGCGGAGTGGCTGAGTTTGGTCGTGCCCAAGCTGAGCGCCGTCGTGTCTGCCATTTCAGCCGTCCTGGATCCCGAGGTGATTGTGCTGGGCGGCAGGCTGCCGCGGCCGCTGGCTGACCAGTTGGTGCAGGCGATCGGATTCTACAGCGTGCCGCGGCGCGGCCTCATCAAACCGCTGCCAGCATTGTTGGTCACCGAGGTCGATGGCGATGCGGCAGCGATCGGCGCGGCCGCTGTCCCGCTAAAGGTCCGGTTTTTCGGATAG
- a CDS encoding type IV secretion system DNA-binding domain-containing protein, whose protein sequence is MKHNLVNFTRGSQLLGHFGFMFAAGLKGPLLVTVLVILGLGWWEVQSSLSEQEVYLLWMHLYASAYGFMEFDSAKLVHLKLGDGETAAFPMSVVTQYPPMRAAVAAFGEALRSTFLVASLVLVPLFIAFWWIAERFGERSKQKKHVRGSSLATLPELELEITRHNARERAREYGSEMGWSWRLAGRASLREAGLYTPAHLGGVSWPWRREQSHAMLVGTTGTGKTVALTDLVAEIRERGERAVIFDLTGAFIETFYEADRDVILNPLDARCPSWSVFNDCTSRAEFHSAAESLVPHDGGGSEQFWVLAARTMFVETCIKLAAEGRGSNQALADELMNADLSDLHKLLEDTMAGPITTPSAAKMAESVRAVFNVNAKAMQMLPSDGEPFSIRKWVRGTCGPGSLLFLSARYVDMSVLSQLLTLWLDTAINTLMTGRRTRDLKLWFLIDELGALHRLPSLEKGLQTARNFGGAIVTGVHAFAKLKEVYGENMAMTLSSLARTKLILATADRETATWCSDVVGHREVREMEEGYSYGYNNARDAVSLTPRRQVVPLLLPDEFMELASLSGFIKFPDGFPAAPVTLIPRDWPRFAEGFIAREMPSRTGAAHRSDSDRSDTRGNAEHRAGSDDEGGEPRRLARKDRPSVEPQKAPSRSNRAAQSDTPKSGRGGKQASAKASLPSDPAIDVRLASRSSSRPETGAHAQSELPLGEARESPREPAGLTDKPSRPDVPDPQTSQDAARDRNCADHRQQEDQQRALLGGAAREQQDRDLGDIGPDI, encoded by the coding sequence ATGAAGCATAATCTCGTCAACTTCACCCGCGGTAGCCAGCTGCTGGGCCACTTCGGCTTCATGTTTGCAGCGGGCCTCAAGGGACCGCTGCTCGTCACCGTGCTCGTCATACTCGGCCTTGGCTGGTGGGAGGTCCAATCCTCGCTCAGCGAGCAAGAGGTCTATCTTCTGTGGATGCATCTCTACGCCTCCGCCTACGGTTTCATGGAGTTCGATTCCGCCAAGCTCGTGCACCTCAAACTGGGCGACGGCGAGACCGCCGCCTTCCCCATGTCGGTCGTCACCCAGTACCCGCCGATGCGCGCCGCGGTCGCCGCATTCGGGGAGGCGCTGCGGAGTACGTTCTTGGTGGCAAGCCTGGTCCTCGTCCCGCTGTTCATCGCCTTCTGGTGGATTGCCGAACGCTTCGGCGAGCGCTCGAAACAGAAGAAGCATGTGCGCGGCTCTTCGCTCGCAACGCTGCCCGAACTGGAGCTCGAAATTACCCGGCACAACGCCCGCGAACGGGCGCGCGAATACGGCAGCGAAATGGGTTGGTCATGGCGTCTGGCCGGTCGCGCATCATTGCGCGAAGCGGGGCTCTATACCCCCGCACATCTCGGCGGCGTGAGCTGGCCGTGGCGGCGCGAGCAGAGCCACGCGATGCTGGTCGGGACCACCGGAACCGGCAAGACCGTCGCGCTCACCGATCTCGTAGCCGAAATCCGAGAGCGGGGCGAACGCGCGGTGATCTTCGACCTCACTGGGGCCTTCATCGAGACCTTTTACGAGGCGGATCGCGACGTCATTCTCAACCCGCTCGATGCCCGCTGCCCGAGCTGGAGCGTGTTCAACGACTGCACCTCGCGCGCCGAATTCCATTCCGCCGCGGAATCGCTCGTGCCCCACGACGGGGGCGGCTCGGAACAGTTCTGGGTGCTTGCCGCGCGCACCATGTTCGTCGAGACCTGCATCAAACTCGCCGCGGAAGGACGGGGCAGCAACCAGGCGCTCGCCGACGAGTTGATGAACGCCGACCTGTCCGATCTGCACAAGCTGCTCGAGGACACGATGGCGGGACCGATCACTACGCCGAGCGCAGCCAAGATGGCGGAATCGGTGCGGGCGGTGTTCAACGTCAACGCCAAGGCGATGCAAATGTTGCCCTCGGACGGAGAGCCGTTTTCGATCCGCAAGTGGGTCAGGGGGACATGCGGACCGGGCTCGCTGCTGTTCCTTTCGGCGCGCTATGTCGACATGAGCGTGCTCTCGCAGTTGCTCACGCTGTGGCTCGATACCGCGATCAACACGTTGATGACCGGGCGGCGCACGCGCGACCTCAAACTGTGGTTCCTGATCGACGAATTGGGGGCTCTGCACCGCCTGCCGTCGCTCGAAAAGGGCCTCCAGACCGCGCGCAACTTCGGCGGCGCAATCGTCACCGGCGTGCATGCCTTCGCCAAGCTCAAGGAGGTCTACGGCGAGAACATGGCGATGACCCTGTCCTCGCTCGCCAGAACCAAGCTGATTCTTGCCACGGCAGACCGTGAAACCGCGACCTGGTGCTCCGATGTCGTTGGGCACCGCGAGGTCCGCGAAATGGAAGAAGGCTACAGCTATGGCTACAACAACGCCCGCGACGCGGTCAGCCTGACACCCCGCCGACAGGTCGTTCCGCTGCTCCTTCCCGACGAGTTCATGGAGCTTGCCAGCCTGTCGGGCTTCATCAAGTTTCCGGATGGATTCCCGGCAGCGCCGGTCACGCTGATCCCGCGCGATTGGCCCCGTTTTGCCGAAGGGTTCATCGCGCGTGAGATGCCATCGCGAACCGGCGCAGCCCACCGCAGCGACAGCGATCGTTCTGATACTCGGGGCAATGCGGAGCATCGCGCAGGGAGCGACGACGAGGGCGGCGAACCGCGCCGTCTGGCGCGCAAGGATCGCCCATCAGTTGAACCGCAGAAGGCACCGTCGCGGAGCAATCGCGCGGCGCAGTCGGACACTCCGAAATCGGGAAGAGGCGGCAAGCAAGCCTCGGCCAAGGCGTCCTTGCCCTCCGATCCGGCAATTGACGTGCGGCTTGCATCAAGGTCTAGCTCCAGGCCGGAAACCGGTGCTCACGCGCAATCCGAATTGCCGCTGGGCGAAGCCAGGGAGAGCCCAAGAGAACCCGCCGGCCTGACGGACAAGCCGTCGCGCCCGGATGTCCCTGATCCGCAAACCTCACAGGATGCGGCACGCGATCGTAACTGCGCCGACCACCGGCAACAGGAGGATCAGCAGCGCGCGCTGCTCGGAGGCGCCGCGCGCGAACAGCAGGACCGCGACCTGGGCGATATCGGGCCCGATATCTGA
- the mobF gene encoding MobF family relaxase, protein MLSVANVRSPSAAASYFAADNYYARADADRSGQWIGKGADLLGLKGRVETKAFDALLRGELPDGSNVGNHGQWHRPGTDLTFSLPKSWSLLALLGKDERIVEAYREAVIETLAWAEKNAAETRLVEKGQVRTVATGNLAIGLFQHDTNRNQEPNLHFHAVVANVTRGPDGVWRTLKNDRLWSLNTLLNSIAMARFRTSVDKLGYEAGPALKHGNFEARGISREQLMAFSTRRQEVLDARRGSGLEAGRIATLVTRSAKEAIEDRGALTVRWDQAAKKIGLDLKPLVESAHLRAAQQERETARPTTLVERGIARLREFAARISGEERDPLVPSHVLKKGPEAIAAAQAVASGVRHLSQREAGFEREALYKAALDFGLATTISHVEAAVRSLVRAGHLFEGKGEHRGWVASREAVEVETRILAWAAEGKGAIKPGIAGDEAESRVQASAEINHGFKLNEGQLGAARLILSSADRTIAVQGVAGAGKSSLLKPVAEVLREEGHPVIGLAVQNTLVQMLEGDTGIRSQTLARFLTDWGKLIDELGSGAHQTEAEAALKNHVLVLDEASMISNADKERLIRIANLANVHRLVLIGDRKQLGAVDAGKPFALLQRGGIAKAEMNTNLRGRDPVLRQAQAAAQAGFVRSALDHLKGHTIEAKGDGAIVAAERWLSLPPSEREFTAIYASGRRIRSAVNEAVQRGLQANGEIGPEKIALEVLDRVNFTREELRYLAAYRPGMVLEVAKAERALGLKPGEYAVRGIDEAKGVVRLRDDRGCQHAFRPGRMRKTGKDDNLALLERRKLEVHRGDRIRWTRNDHRRGLFNADRARVVAIERGQVTVETSKGERLRLKEGDPMLKRIDLAYALNAHMAQGLTSDRGIAIMDSRERNLSNQQTFLVTVTRLRDHLTLVIDSAAKLEGAVTRNKGEKASALEVTERLRGAAAIGSSKGPDAKQARDSERELSRGKTRAVDIGL, encoded by the coding sequence ATGCTCTCTGTCGCCAATGTCCGCTCGCCGTCGGCCGCCGCGAGCTACTTCGCCGCTGACAATTACTACGCCAGAGCCGATGCCGACCGGTCGGGCCAGTGGATCGGCAAAGGCGCCGATCTGCTGGGCCTGAAGGGCCGCGTCGAGACCAAAGCCTTCGATGCGCTGTTGCGCGGCGAGCTACCCGACGGATCGAACGTCGGCAATCACGGCCAGTGGCATCGGCCCGGCACCGACCTCACCTTTTCGCTGCCCAAGAGCTGGTCGCTGCTGGCTCTCCTCGGCAAGGACGAGCGGATCGTCGAAGCCTACCGCGAAGCGGTCATCGAGACGCTCGCCTGGGCGGAAAAGAATGCTGCCGAAACCAGGCTAGTCGAGAAGGGGCAGGTGCGCACGGTCGCCACCGGCAACCTTGCCATCGGTCTGTTCCAGCACGACACCAACCGCAACCAGGAGCCCAATCTGCATTTTCATGCGGTCGTCGCCAATGTGACCCGCGGGCCCGACGGAGTGTGGCGCACGCTCAAGAACGACCGGCTGTGGTCGTTGAACACGCTCCTCAATTCGATTGCGATGGCGCGCTTTCGCACGAGCGTCGACAAGCTCGGCTACGAGGCCGGGCCGGCGCTCAAGCATGGCAATTTCGAGGCCCGCGGCATCAGTCGCGAGCAGCTGATGGCTTTCTCCACCCGGCGGCAGGAAGTGCTCGATGCGCGCCGCGGCTCGGGACTGGAGGCCGGGCGAATTGCCACCCTTGTCACCCGCTCGGCAAAGGAGGCAATCGAGGACCGCGGCGCGCTCACCGTTCGCTGGGACCAGGCGGCGAAGAAGATCGGTCTCGACCTCAAGCCGCTGGTCGAATCCGCGCATCTGCGGGCCGCGCAGCAGGAGCGGGAGACCGCGCGCCCGACGACGCTGGTCGAGCGCGGTATCGCCCGCCTGCGGGAATTTGCCGCGCGCATTTCGGGCGAAGAGCGCGACCCGCTGGTGCCGAGCCATGTCTTGAAGAAAGGTCCCGAAGCCATCGCGGCGGCGCAGGCGGTCGCCTCGGGCGTGCGCCATCTCTCACAGCGCGAGGCAGGGTTCGAGCGCGAGGCGCTTTACAAGGCCGCGCTCGACTTCGGGCTGGCCACGACGATCAGCCATGTGGAAGCTGCTGTCCGGTCGCTGGTCCGCGCCGGTCACCTTTTTGAAGGAAAGGGCGAGCACAGGGGCTGGGTCGCGAGCCGTGAGGCGGTCGAAGTGGAGACGCGAATTCTTGCCTGGGCGGCCGAAGGCAAAGGCGCGATCAAGCCCGGCATTGCCGGTGACGAAGCCGAAAGTCGCGTTCAGGCCTCGGCCGAGATCAATCACGGGTTTAAGCTCAACGAGGGGCAGCTTGGCGCCGCGCGGCTCATCCTGTCCTCGGCCGACCGCACGATCGCCGTCCAGGGCGTTGCGGGTGCCGGCAAGTCGAGCTTGCTGAAGCCAGTAGCCGAAGTGCTGCGCGAAGAAGGCCATCCGGTGATCGGCCTCGCGGTTCAAAACACGCTGGTGCAGATGCTTGAGGGCGACACCGGCATTCGTTCGCAGACGCTCGCTCGCTTCCTAACGGACTGGGGCAAGCTGATCGACGAGCTAGGTAGTGGCGCGCACCAAACCGAGGCGGAGGCGGCCCTTAAGAATCATGTTTTGGTCCTCGACGAAGCCTCGATGATTTCGAACGCCGACAAGGAGCGGCTGATCCGTATCGCCAACCTGGCCAACGTGCATCGCCTGGTCCTGATAGGTGACCGCAAGCAGCTCGGCGCGGTCGATGCCGGCAAACCGTTCGCGCTGCTTCAGCGGGGCGGCATCGCCAAGGCAGAAATGAACACCAATCTCCGCGGCCGCGATCCCGTTCTGCGGCAAGCGCAGGCGGCCGCGCAGGCGGGTTTCGTGCGATCGGCGCTGGACCACCTCAAAGGGCACACCATCGAAGCCAAAGGCGATGGAGCGATCGTCGCGGCGGAACGCTGGCTCTCGTTGCCGCCCTCTGAGCGCGAGTTCACCGCCATCTATGCCTCAGGCCGCAGGATTCGCTCTGCGGTCAACGAAGCAGTCCAACGCGGCCTGCAAGCGAACGGGGAAATCGGTCCGGAGAAGATCGCGCTCGAGGTGCTCGACCGCGTGAACTTCACCCGCGAGGAATTGCGTTACCTAGCTGCCTACCGGCCAGGCATGGTGCTTGAGGTCGCGAAGGCGGAGCGTGCCTTGGGGCTCAAGCCCGGCGAATATGCTGTCCGCGGCATCGATGAGGCGAAAGGTGTCGTTCGGCTACGTGACGATCGCGGCTGCCAACATGCGTTCCGGCCCGGCCGGATGCGAAAGACCGGCAAGGATGACAATCTGGCGCTGCTCGAGCGGCGCAAGCTCGAGGTTCACCGCGGCGACCGGATCCGCTGGACGCGCAACGACCACCGGCGCGGACTGTTCAATGCCGACCGCGCCAGAGTCGTTGCAATCGAGCGGGGTCAGGTGACGGTGGAGACATCCAAGGGCGAGCGGCTCCGGCTGAAAGAGGGGGACCCGATGCTGAAGCGGATCGATCTCGCCTACGCGCTCAACGCGCACATGGCGCAAGGGCTGACATCCGATCGGGGCATTGCCATCATGGACAGCCGCGAGCGCAATCTCTCGAACCAGCAGACGTTTTTGGTTACCGTCACACGTCTGCGCGATCATCTGACCCTGGTGATCGACAGCGCCGCGAAGCTGGAAGGCGCGGTCACACGCAACAAGGGCGAAAAGGCGTCGGCGTTGGAGGTCACGGAACGTTTGCGAGGTGCCGCGGCTATCGGATCGTCGAAGGGGCCTGACGCAAAGCAGGCGCGCGATTCCGAGCGTGAACTCTCACGAGGAAAGACCCGAGCAGTCGATATCGGGCTTTAG
- a CDS encoding class I SAM-dependent DNA methyltransferase, giving the protein MEPSEFIAKWSESTLGERQAAQSHFLDLCRLLGVQGPSEADPTGETYAFEKGAQKTTGRSGWADVWKKNSFAWEYKGPGRDLEAAYAQLQQYAPALGNPPLLVVSDTRKIVIRTNWTNTVTEVHTFELSDLALAETRQKLTWLFIDPDRFRPTLTREAVTEEVAGQFADLAEALRQQGHAPLIVAHFVNQLVFCMFAEDAKLLRDNMFTRVLETALAGHGEFHELASDLFSKMHSGGRLGLEPVLHFNGGLFSDENATALPLTHDQIRLCLSAAGRDWSAIDPSILGTLFVRGLDPDKREELGAEYTSRDTIMTIIRPVLTEPLMLEWQTVRDEITGRIDPAYQALAAELEIAAQFPELAEEIREVRGRLTASAQLQLFENLPKLRKHRKLDQVRGSLRAADRAYREAREFGEEQYKNFLERLRSMRVLDPACGSGNFLYLALNELKTLEWQIMIEGEALGFQRAFPTIGPEAVLGMELNPYAAELARISVWIGEIQWMLRNGFDINRAPILRPLETIENKNALINADGSAAHWPDAEIIIGNPPYMGAKLMNRRLGREMTRDIRRLYEGRLPGFTDLVCFWFENARTMIAEGRSQRAGLVATNSIRKNTNLNVMHRIVETTRIFAAWPEQRWDIEGAAVDVSLICFGNYPTDAVILDDRQVAEIHADLTAGINLTLARPLAQNVGVAMLGIQKSGPFDIHGDLAREWMAQPVNPNGAANAAVLKPYWNGDDVTKRPRDMWFIDLPLGLSEAQAAQYEAPFHHLATTPDENGKSVRENRQDLEERAHERWWEPHWPRQEMRRQIEALRRYIVTPETAEHRVFSWLSYPTLPDKNLIVIARDDDLMFGILQSRFHELWSLRKGSDLQDRPRYTHTTTFATFPFPDGMTPDLPLEIALARPEASAIAAAAGELDRLRQNWLWPEGLWTVVAESVGGFPGRRVAIDERSAGELRRRTMTNLYNTRPEWLTAAHDELNRAVARAYGLASEQIEDEALAMLLDLNLARR; this is encoded by the coding sequence ATGGAACCTAGCGAATTCATTGCCAAATGGAGCGAAAGTACGCTTGGCGAGCGCCAAGCCGCGCAATCTCATTTCCTCGATCTGTGCCGGCTGCTTGGCGTTCAAGGCCCGTCGGAAGCCGATCCAACCGGAGAAACATACGCTTTCGAGAAAGGCGCTCAGAAAACTACTGGACGAAGTGGGTGGGCAGACGTCTGGAAGAAAAACTCGTTCGCTTGGGAATACAAGGGACCCGGTCGCGATCTCGAAGCTGCCTACGCGCAGCTTCAGCAGTATGCGCCGGCGCTTGGCAATCCGCCACTCCTGGTCGTGTCAGACACTCGCAAGATCGTAATCCGAACAAACTGGACCAATACGGTCACGGAAGTTCACACATTCGAACTCTCGGATCTCGCGCTGGCTGAGACGCGACAGAAGCTGACTTGGCTTTTCATTGATCCCGACCGCTTCCGACCGACCCTGACGCGCGAAGCAGTCACCGAGGAGGTTGCCGGGCAATTTGCCGATCTGGCGGAGGCATTGCGCCAGCAGGGACACGCACCTTTGATAGTGGCCCACTTCGTGAACCAGCTCGTGTTTTGCATGTTTGCAGAGGACGCCAAGCTGCTGCGCGACAATATGTTCACGCGCGTGCTCGAAACCGCGCTCGCTGGGCACGGCGAGTTTCACGAGCTTGCTTCCGATTTATTCTCGAAAATGCATAGCGGCGGCCGTCTCGGTCTTGAGCCGGTCCTCCATTTCAATGGGGGCCTATTCAGCGACGAAAACGCGACCGCGCTGCCACTTACACACGATCAAATCAGGCTATGTCTGAGCGCCGCCGGCCGCGATTGGAGTGCCATTGATCCGTCAATTCTCGGCACACTATTTGTCCGCGGCCTCGATCCGGACAAGCGCGAAGAACTGGGCGCGGAATATACGAGCCGCGACACGATCATGACGATTATTCGTCCGGTGCTAACCGAACCTTTGATGCTCGAGTGGCAGACGGTGCGAGACGAGATCACCGGCCGGATCGATCCCGCCTACCAGGCGCTGGCGGCAGAACTCGAGATAGCCGCGCAGTTTCCGGAGCTAGCGGAGGAAATACGCGAGGTCCGTGGCCGTCTGACGGCTAGCGCGCAGTTGCAACTGTTCGAGAACCTACCCAAGCTGCGCAAGCACCGGAAACTTGATCAGGTTCGGGGCAGCCTGCGTGCAGCCGATCGCGCTTACCGCGAAGCGCGCGAGTTTGGAGAGGAGCAATATAAGAACTTTCTTGAGCGGCTGCGAAGCATGCGTGTCCTAGATCCAGCCTGCGGGTCAGGAAACTTTCTGTATCTCGCGTTGAACGAACTCAAAACGCTTGAGTGGCAGATCATGATCGAAGGGGAAGCACTCGGGTTTCAGCGTGCGTTCCCGACAATCGGCCCGGAAGCAGTCTTAGGTATGGAGCTCAATCCCTACGCGGCGGAACTCGCAAGAATTTCCGTCTGGATCGGAGAGATCCAGTGGATGCTTCGCAATGGATTCGACATTAACCGCGCGCCGATCCTTCGGCCGCTGGAGACAATAGAGAACAAGAACGCGCTAATTAATGCTGACGGATCCGCCGCCCATTGGCCCGATGCCGAGATCATTATCGGCAACCCGCCGTATATGGGCGCCAAGCTCATGAACCGGCGCCTGGGCCGCGAAATGACTCGGGACATTCGACGTCTATATGAAGGGCGCTTGCCGGGCTTCACTGACCTGGTGTGCTTTTGGTTCGAAAACGCCCGAACGATGATCGCTGAGGGGAGGTCACAGCGGGCAGGTCTGGTGGCCACTAATTCAATCCGAAAAAACACTAACCTCAATGTCATGCATCGCATCGTCGAAACGACACGCATATTTGCGGCGTGGCCGGAGCAAAGGTGGGATATTGAGGGAGCGGCCGTTGATGTTTCGCTGATCTGTTTTGGAAATTACCCCACTGATGCCGTCATTCTTGATGACAGGCAGGTCGCTGAGATCCACGCCGACCTGACAGCCGGCATCAATCTCACTTTAGCAAGGCCACTTGCTCAAAACGTCGGAGTGGCGATGCTCGGCATCCAGAAGAGTGGTCCGTTCGATATCCATGGCGATCTCGCGCGAGAATGGATGGCGCAGCCGGTCAATCCTAACGGAGCGGCCAACGCGGCCGTGCTGAAGCCGTACTGGAACGGCGATGATGTGACAAAGCGGCCGCGAGATATGTGGTTCATCGACCTGCCGCTGGGTCTTAGCGAGGCCCAGGCCGCACAGTATGAGGCTCCGTTCCATCACTTGGCAACTACGCCCGACGAAAATGGCAAATCGGTGCGTGAAAACCGCCAAGATCTCGAGGAACGTGCGCACGAGCGATGGTGGGAACCTCACTGGCCGCGACAGGAGATGCGCCGGCAGATTGAGGCGCTCCGCCGGTATATTGTTACTCCTGAGACCGCCGAACACCGGGTATTCTCATGGCTTAGTTATCCCACGCTGCCCGACAAGAACCTTATCGTTATCGCGCGCGACGACGACTTGATGTTTGGAATTCTGCAAAGTCGCTTTCACGAGCTTTGGTCGCTCAGAAAAGGTTCTGATCTACAGGACCGGCCTCGCTACACCCACACCACTACCTTCGCGACCTTCCCCTTTCCCGACGGTATGACGCCGGACTTGCCACTCGAAATAGCTTTGGCTCGCCCTGAGGCCAGCGCAATCGCTGCAGCCGCTGGCGAGCTTGATCGGCTTCGGCAGAACTGGCTTTGGCCGGAAGGCTTGTGGACTGTCGTCGCAGAATCCGTTGGGGGGTTTCCGGGCCGCAGAGTTGCTATCGATGAACGATCCGCCGGCGAACTTCGACGCCGGACGATGACCAATCTCTACAACACTCGTCCTGAATGGCTAACGGCTGCACATGACGAGCTGAACCGCGCCGTGGCGCGGGCATACGGCTTAGCGAGCGAGCAGATAGAAGACGAGGCTTTGGCGATGCTGCTCGATCTTAACCTTGCCCGTAGGTAG
- a CDS encoding ImmA/IrrE family metallo-endopeptidase, which produces MTDAARPRPLKEAGRITLMLDTVLGADRFDRAPVDIEALALEYSANVAPDGRIHEVVERDIPGCVGALVCSEAHPRQWAIIYNRGQSDGRRAFTIGHEFGHYVLHRQMIETDAAYDLAIYCDEEAVTQRSGQGIEQEADAFAAALLMPFHDFRVQLPAKAQPDFEKLGALAKRYGVSLTAAILRWLEYTETRAMLVVSNEGFAHWAKPSKAALRSGRYIRTKNEVFELPTLATAVTRDFSQEAKAGIPQGAGVWFPEPVVEMCLRSDRYDQELTLLHFEGRGPWEHEEQPVKDTFHCFRER; this is translated from the coding sequence ATGACTGATGCCGCCCGGCCTCGCCCCCTCAAGGAGGCCGGACGCATCACGTTGATGCTCGATACGGTACTGGGTGCGGACAGGTTTGATCGCGCGCCCGTCGATATCGAGGCTCTTGCCCTTGAATATTCCGCCAACGTCGCGCCGGACGGCCGGATCCACGAGGTAGTGGAGCGGGATATTCCCGGCTGCGTCGGGGCGCTCGTCTGCAGCGAGGCCCATCCCCGGCAATGGGCGATCATCTATAACCGTGGCCAGTCCGATGGGCGGCGTGCTTTCACCATCGGGCATGAATTCGGCCACTATGTGCTTCACCGACAAATGATCGAGACCGACGCAGCCTACGATTTGGCGATCTACTGCGACGAGGAAGCCGTCACTCAGCGCAGCGGTCAGGGGATCGAGCAGGAAGCCGACGCGTTCGCCGCGGCGCTTCTCATGCCCTTTCACGATTTTCGCGTGCAATTGCCCGCAAAGGCGCAGCCGGATTTCGAGAAACTGGGGGCATTGGCGAAGCGCTACGGAGTGTCGCTCACTGCAGCGATTCTGCGGTGGCTTGAATACACCGAAACCCGAGCGATGCTCGTCGTGTCAAACGAGGGCTTTGCGCACTGGGCAAAGCCCAGCAAGGCGGCGCTTAGGTCGGGCCGCTATATTCGTACAAAGAACGAGGTTTTCGAACTACCGACGCTCGCTACCGCGGTAACGCGGGACTTTAGTCAGGAGGCCAAGGCGGGAATACCACAGGGTGCCGGCGTCTGGTTCCCTGAGCCAGTGGTAGAGATGTGCTTGCGATCCGATCGCTACGACCAGGAACTCACTTTGCTCCATTTTGAAGGCCGCGGTCCTTGGGAACATGAAGAGCAACCGGTTAAAGACACTTTCCACTGCTTTCGAGAGCGCTAA
- a CDS encoding helix-turn-helix domain-containing protein gives MEIKFGDRIKERRTAQKMTLEQLAQATDSSKSYIWELENKNPPRPSAEKLSAIAKALDVTVDYLFGRDEQTLEQAEDKAFYRSYSGLPPETRRQLREMAKILGTKKPE, from the coding sequence ATGGAGATTAAATTCGGCGATCGGATCAAAGAGCGCCGGACGGCTCAGAAAATGACGTTGGAGCAACTCGCCCAAGCGACCGATTCATCCAAAAGCTATATCTGGGAACTGGAAAACAAGAATCCCCCCAGGCCTTCGGCCGAGAAGCTTTCGGCGATCGCCAAGGCGCTGGACGTGACCGTCGATTACCTCTTCGGCCGTGACGAGCAGACACTGGAGCAGGCGGAAGACAAGGCCTTCTATCGCTCGTATAGCGGCCTCCCGCCGGAGACCCGACGCCAGCTTCGCGAGATGGCTAAGATCCTCGGGACGAAGAAGCCGGAATGA